DNA sequence from the Halococcus salsus genome:
ACCGCGCCGAGCTCCTCGGCCTTCTCGAGCTTCTCGTCCATGAGATCCACCGCGACCACGTTGCCGCCGAGCGCGTTCGCGATGTGGACGGCCGAGAGACCGATGCCGCCACAGCCGTGGATCACGACGTCGTCGCCGGCGTGGACGGGTCCGCGGTGGGCCATCGCGTGGAACGAGGTCATGAACCGGCAGCCACAGCCCGCAGCGGTCTCGGCGTCGATGGTGTCCGGGAGCGCCACGGCGTTGATGTCGGCGTGTGGGATGTGGACCTCCTCGGCGAACGCTCCGGGGGCCTCGTTCATGAACCCGAGACCGACGTGGTTGTCACAGATGTTCTCGCGCCCGTTCCGACATCGGTCGCAGATGCCACACGCGAAGTTGAACGGGATGGCGACCGCCTGACCCTCCTCGACGGTCTCGACGTCCTCGCCGACGGCGACGATGCGGCCGGTCGGTTCGTGACCGAGGACGTGCGGCGGGTCGGGACGGTAGCCGAACCAGTCCCAGTCGCCCTGCCAGCAGTGCCAGTCCGAACGGCACACGCCGCAGCCGACGACCTCGGCCACGGCTCCGTCGGGTTCCGGTTCGGGACGATCCACGTCCTGGACGGTCAACGGCTCCTGAAACTCCTCCAGTACGACTGCCTGCATGGCATTCACAAACAACGCCGGCCGTTGCAATCAGTTTAACTTATTATTTATTATATTTAGAATAAGTAATTTTCTGCCAGTCAGGGCTTTCGGGGGCAGTACAGGAGATACGAACTGTCGCCCATCCCATCGATTCGCCGTTTCAAGGGCCAATCCACGATTCCGGGTGCGTCCGCGACCCGTTCGAGTGAGCAACCAGCACGAACCAAACCGCTAAACGGCTTACGGGCGAACGCCACTGCATGTCACCCCGACTCGAAACGACGATCGAGATCGGGGGTCGTCGGGTGAAAAACCGACTGTACCGCGCGCCGCTGCTCGAATGTGCCGGCGACGGTCCCGAGGCGGTCGACCGGCTCATCGGTCAGCTCGAACCCGCGGCGGCCGCCGGTGCGGGCTTGCTGTTCCAGGGTGCGATGCCCGTTCACCGCGAAACCGGCCACGTCGCGCCGAACATGATGAGTCTCGCCGCCCCGCGACCCGACCTCGAACGGCTTACGGACGCGATCCACGACCACGGCGCGCGGATATTCGCCCAGATCGACCACGGCGGCCTTCGTTCGCTCGAAGCCTGGCATCACGCCTACGGCGAGGCTCGTCCCGGGGTTCGACAGCTCGCGGTCTCCGAACCGCCACGCCTCCTGCGACTCGCCGCGCGCGCCGGGTTTCTCGACCTCGACTACGAGGTCCTCTCGACGGAGGGGGTTCACGACCTCGCCGCCGATTTCGGCCGCTCGGCCGCCCACGCCATCGACGCGGGCTACGACGGGGTCCATCTCGCCGGGGCGAACATGGGCATCATCCAGCAGTTCCTCTCGCCCTACTACAACCGCCGAACCGACGCGTTCGGCGGCTCGTTCGAGAGTCGACAGCACTTCCTCGAACTCGTTCACGAGGAGATCCGGGACCGGGTCGGCGACGTTCCCGTGCTGACCAAACTCCCGTCGGAAGCCGCCGCCCCGCCGTTCGTCCGGCCGCGGCTCTCGACGGCCGACGGGGTC
Encoded proteins:
- a CDS encoding zinc-dependent alcohol dehydrogenase family protein, yielding MQAVVLEEFQEPLTVQDVDRPEPEPDGAVAEVVGCGVCRSDWHCWQGDWDWFGYRPDPPHVLGHEPTGRIVAVGEDVETVEEGQAVAIPFNFACGICDRCRNGRENICDNHVGLGFMNEAPGAFAEEVHIPHADINAVALPDTIDAETAAGCGCRFMTSFHAMAHRGPVHAGDDVVIHGCGGIGLSAVHIANALGGNVVAVDLMDEKLEKAEELGAVATVNASEVDDAAGEVRAITDGGADVSADALGIETTCRNAVNSLRKGGTHVQIGLTTSDEAGMIPLPTDDFVAKEIDFHGSLGLQPSRYSEMLDMIESSKLDPAALVEKTVDIHGVPDELAAMTDFNTLGIPVCTDFSS
- a CDS encoding NADH:flavin oxidoreductase encodes the protein MSPRLETTIEIGGRRVKNRLYRAPLLECAGDGPEAVDRLIGQLEPAAAAGAGLLFQGAMPVHRETGHVAPNMMSLAAPRPDLERLTDAIHDHGARIFAQIDHGGLRSLEAWHHAYGEARPGVRQLAVSEPPRLLRLAARAGFLDLDYEVLSTEGVHDLAADFGRSAAHAIDAGYDGVHLAGANMGIIQQFLSPYYNRRTDAFGGSFESRQHFLELVHEEIRDRVGDVPVLTKLPSEAAAPPFVRPRLSTADGVEIARRLEAIGFDGLVPVRASTFWDMSIVRGEYPDRGWEGSAFREGYAAAFGSEWRARAVALANRLQAREYDREAGWNADFCRRVRDAVSIPVLCEGGLRRRSTMDDLLGDDCDMVGVGRPFYAEPRLPARLLDTDERDTDLSNDPRAVCESCNNCTIPQATGAPGVCRTPSVLRKRGEFERAGAYDRAETR